CCCAGGGGGGCGGGGCCCCGGCGCCCGAGCAGGTCGGCTACCGGGGACCGACGGCGTGCGCCGCGGCCGGCATCACCTACCGCCAGCTCGACTACTGGGCGCGGACGGGCCTGGTGGAGCCGAGCGTGCGCCCGGCCCACGGCTCGGGGACGCAGCGGCTGTACAGCTTCCGCGACGTGGTGGTCCTCAAGATCGTCAAACGCTTCCTCGACACCGGCGTCGCGCTGCAGAACATCCGTACCGCGGTGCAGCACCTGCGCGACCGCGGCTTCTCGGACCTGGAGCGCATGACCTTGATGAGCGACGGCGCCACCGTCTATGAGTGCACCTCCCCGGACCAGGTCGTCAGCCTGCTCCAGGGGGGACAGGGCGTCTTCGGCATCGCGGTGGGCGTGGTCTGGCGGGACGTGGAGAACGCCTTGTCGCAGTTGCACGGGGAACGCATCGACACCGGCGAGACGCTGGTGGGCCACAATCCGAGGGACGAACTGGCCGCCCGCCGCAACCGGGCCGTCTGAGGCGCCACGAGCCGCCGGCGCCCCGGGCGGCGTTGTCAGTGGCGTAGGGCAGCATCGGAGCTGTGAGAGCCGCGCCGACCATCCTCCACCTGGACATGGACGCCTTCTACGCCGCCGTGGAGCAGGCGTCGAAGCCGAGCCTGCGCGGAAAGCCGGTGATCGTCGGCGGCCTCGGACCGCGCGGGGTCGTCGCCACCGCCTCCTACGAGGCCAGGCGGTTCGGGGTGCATTCCGCGATGCCGACGGCCCAGGCCAGGCGGCTGTGCCCGAACGGCGCGTACCTGATCCCCCGCTTCACCCTGTACCGGGAGGTCAGCGAGACCGTCATGGCCCTGCTGCGGGCCCTGTCCCCCCTGGTGGAGCCGCTCAGCCTCGACGAGGCGTTCGTGGACCTGGAGGCGGGCGGTGTCGCCTTCGACTCGGCGACCGCCCGGGCCACGGGGGAGCGGCTGCGGGCCGACATCATGGCCGCCACCGGGCTCAGCGGCTCCGTGGGGCTGGCCGGCTCCAAGATGCTGGCCAAGGTCGCCTCGGAGGAGGCCAAACCGGCCGGGCTGCTGCTGATCGAGCCCGGGACGGAGCGGGAACTGCTCGCGCCGATGTCGGTGCGGACCCTGCCGGGCGTCGGACCGGCCACCGGGGAGCACCTGCGGCGGGCCGGGATCACCACGGTGGGGGACCTGGCCGAGGCCGGGGAGGACGAGCTGGTCCGGATGGTCGGGCGGGCCCACGGGGCGGGGCTCTACCGCATGGCGCTGGGCCTGGACGACCGGCCCGTGGTCGCCGAGCGGGACGCGAAGTCGGTGTCCGTGGAGGACACCTTCGACGTGGACCTGCACGACCGGGTGCGGATCCGGTACGAGGTGCAGCGGCTCGCCGACCGCTGTGTGGGGCGGCTGCGCGGCTCGGGCCACTCCGGGCGCACCATCGTGCTCAAGGTGCGGCGCTACGACTTCTCGACGCTGACCCGCTCGGAGACGCTCCGGGGCCCCACCGACGACCCTGCGGTGGTGCGGGAGGCGGCCCAGCGGCTGCTGGAGTCCGTGGACACCACGGGCGGGGTGCGGCTGCTGGGGGTCGGGGTGACGGGGCTCGCGGACTACACGCAGGAGGACCTGTTCGCCCAGGCCGACGCGCTGGCCGAGGCGCTGGCCGCGCCGGGGGGCGCCGAAGGCGGCCCGGCGGGAGAGCCGGAGGCCGATGGGCCGGACGGGGCGCAGGAGCCCGATGGGGCGGCCGTGGCGGGCGTGGCGGCCGCGCCGGTCACCGGCGGCGTGGAGGAGCCCGAGCCGGCCGCCGAGCGTCGCTGGCCGGCCGGCAGCGACGTCATGCACGCGGTCTACGGCCCGGGCTGGGTCCAGGGGAGCGGGATCGGCCGGGTGACGGTGCGCTTCGAGCGGCCCGGATCGGCGCCGGGGCGGGTACGCACCTTCCGGCTGGACGACCCCGAACTGGAGCCGTCCGATCCGCTGCCGCTCGTGGGGGAGCTCGGGGAGGAGGAGGGACCGGACAGCCGTTAGCCCTCGCCGGCCAGGCTGCCGAAGTCGCGGGGCTGCGCAGGAGGCGGGGGGTGGTGGAAGTCCGTCGGCAGGGTCACGTCCAGCCCGTAGTGGTGGTAGAGCTGGAGTTCCTGCTCCGGGGAGAGGTGGCGGCCGACCCCGAAGTCCGGGGCGTCCTTGATCAGGGAACGTTCGAAGGGCACCCGGAGCGTGTCGTCGACCACCTCACTGGGCTCCAACGGAACGAAGGCGTCCCGGCTGAACAGGCCGGTCCGCACGGCGGCCCACTCGGGTACGCCGGTGGCATCGTCGAGGTAGACCTCGTCCACGGTGCCGATCTTGGCGCCATTGCGGTCGAACGCCTTGCGGCCGATGAGACTGCGGGGATCGATGTCGGTCTGCACGGTCCGGTCCCTCCAAGTGGTCGCAACTGCTCCGTAATGACTCGTAATGACTACAGAAGGGCAAATCCGCAGCGGGGGCCACTTGAGGGAGCTTCCAGATCCTCGCTGGTAGGCTGAGTGATGGCTGTTGACCCTGTGCGGGAGAGTCCTCCGAGTGAGAACGACGGAGGCGCCGAAGGAGCAAATCCTCCCCGGAATCTCTCAGGCATACGTACCGCACGTGACGAGGCCACTCTGGAAAGCAGGGGCGGGTACCGGGCGCGCAGTACCGGTTCCCCTCCTCACCGACGGTGAAAGCCGGAATCCGCGGGTCATCCCCGCGACTCCGGTGAAGCTCTCAGGTTGAGATGACAGAGGGGGAGGCCGTCCGGGTGCCCGCGCCGTGGTGCCCCTCGCAGGTCGTACGACCAGGAGGCCTCCGTACATGACCGCCAACCGCATTCCGCTCTCTCAGCTGGAGCGAGGCATCCCCTTCGAGCAGCGCCACATCGGCCCGGATGCCGAGGCGCAGGCCAAGATGCTCGCCCAGGTGGGCTACGGCTCCCTGGACGAACTGACCGCCGCCGCGGTACCGGATGTGATCAAGACCGCGGCCGCGTTGAACCTCCCCGAGGCGCGGACCGAGGCCGAGGTGCTGGCCGAGCTCCGCTCGCTCGCCGACCGCAACCAGGTCCTCTCCTCCATGATCGGCCTCGGTTACTACGGCACCTTCACGCCGCCGGTGATCCTGCGCAACGTCATGGAGAACCCGGCCTGGTACACGGCCTACACGCCGTACCAGCCGGAGATCTCGCAGGGCCGCCTGGAGGCGCTGCTGAACTTCCAGACCGTCGTCGCCGACCTGACCGGCCTGCCGACCTCGGGTGCCTCCCTGCTCGACGAGGGCACCGCGGCCGCCGAGGCCATGTCGCTGGCCCGCCGCGTCGGCAAGGTCAAGGGCGGCGTCTTCCTGATCGACGCCGACGCCCTGCCCCAGACCATCGCCGTGATCGAGACCCGCGCCGAGCCGATCGGGGTCGAGGTCGTCGTCGCGGACCTGTCCGAGGGCATCCCGGCCGAGATCGCCGAGCGCGGTGTCTTCGGCGTGCTGCTCCAGTACCCCGGCGCCTCCGGCGCCGTGCGGGAGATCAAGCCGGTCATCGACCAGGCGCACGAGCTGGGCGCGATCGTCACCGTCTCCGCCGACCTCCTCGCGCTGACCCTGCTGGTCTCCCCGGGGGAGCTCGGCGCCGACATCGCGGTGGGCACCACGCAGCGCTTCGGCGTCCCGATGGGCTTCGGCGGACCGCACGCCGGCTACATGGCCGTCCAGGCCAAGCACGCCCGCTCGCTGCCCGGCCGCCTCGTCGGCGTCTCCGTCGACGCGGACGGCAACAAGGCCTACCGCCTCGCCCTCCAGACCCGCGAGCAGCACATCCGCCGCGAGAAGGCCACCAGCAACATCTGCACCGCGCAGGTGCTCCTCGCCGTCATGGCCGGGATGTACGCCGTCTACCACGGCCCGGACGGCCTGCGCACGATCGCCCGCCGGACCCACCGCTACGCCGCCCTGCTCGCCGCGGGCCTGACGGCCGGCGGGGTCGAGGTCGTGCACGGCGCGTACTTCGACACCGTCACCGCCCGGGTTCCCGGACGGGCCGCCGAGGTCGTGGCCGCCGCCCGCGAGGCCGGGGTCAACCTCTACCGGGCCGACGCCGACCTCGTCTCCATCGCCTGTGACGAGACGACGCTGCGCGCCGACATCGAGGCCGTCTGGGGCGCCTTCGGCGTCACGGCGGACATCGAGGCGCTGGACGCCACCGCCGAGGACACGCTGCCCGAGGGTCTGCTGCGCTCGGACCAGTACCTGACGCACCCGGTGTTCCACCAGCACCGCAGCGAGACCGCCATGCTGCGCTACCTGCGCAAGCTCGCGGACAAGGACTACGCGCTGGACCGCGGCATGATCCCGCTGGGCTCCTGCACGATGAAGCTCAACGCGACCACCGAGATGGAGCCGGTGACCTGGCCCGAGTTCGGCCAGCTGCACCCGTTCGCCCCGGTGGAGCAGGCCGAGGGCTACCTCACGCTCATCACCGAGCTGGAGGAACGTCTCTGCGAGGTCACCGGCTACGACAAGGTCTCGATCCAGCCGAACGCCGGCTCCCAGGGTGAGCTCGCCGGTCTGCTGGCCGTGCGCGCCTACCACCGCGCGAACGGCGACGAGCAGCGCACCATCTGCCTCATCCCGTCCTCGGCGCACGGCACGAACGCCGCCAGCGCCGTGATGGCCGGCATGAAGGTCGTCGTCGTCAAGACCGCCGACGACGGCGAGGTGGACGCGGACGACCTGCGCGCCAAGATCGAGCAGTACCGCGACGAGCTCGCCGTCCTGATGATCACCTACCCCTCGACGCACGGTGTCTTCGAGGAGCACGTCGCCGACATCTGCGCCCAGGTGCACGAGGCGGGCGGCCAGGTCTACGTGGACGGCGCCAACCTCAACGCCCTGGTGGGTCTGGCCAAGCCGGGCCACTTCGGCGGCGACGTCTCGCACCTGAACCTGCACAAGACCTTCTGCATCCCGCACGGCGGCGGCGGTCCGGGCGTCGGCCCGGTCGGTGTCCGGGCGCACCTCGCCCCCTACCTGCCCAACCACCCGCTCCAGCCGACCGCCGGCCCCGAGACGGGCGTCGGCCCGATCTCCGCGGCGCCCTGGGGTTCGGCCGGCATCCTGCCGATCTCCTGGTCCTACGTCCGCCTGATGGGCGGCGAGGGTCTCAAGCGCGCCACCCAGGTGGCGGTGCTCGGTGCCAACTACATCGCCAAGCGTCTGGAGCCGCACTACCCGGTGCTCTACACGGGCCCCGGCAACCTGGTCGCGCACGAGTGCATCATCGACCTGCGGCCGCTGTCGAAGACGACGGGCGTGAGCGTGGACGACATCGCCAAGCGTCTGATCGACTACGGCTTCCACGCCCCGACGATGTCCTTCCCGGTGGCCGGCACGCTGATGATCGAGCCGACGGAGTCCGAGGACCTCGCCGAGATCGACCGGTTCTGCGACGCGATGATCGCCATCCGCGGCGAGATCGAGCGGGTCGCGGGCGGCGAGTGGCCGGTGGACGACAACCCGCTGGCCAACTCCCCCCACACCGCGGCGGCGCTCGGCGGCGAGTGGAACCACCCGTACAGCCGTGACGAGGCCGTCTTCCCGGGCGGCGTCACCGCGGCCGAGAAGTACTGGCCGCCGGTGCGCCGGATCGACGGCGCCTTCGGCGACCGGAACCTGGTGTGCTCCTGCCCGCCGCTGGACGAGTACGACGCCTGAGCCGTCTCCCCGTAGACGGACGACGTAGGAAGGGGCCGGTCCCGGAGCGCATGCTCCGGGACCGGCCCCCTTCTCGTGAGCGAGCCGTCAGGCGACCGCGAGCGGGCGGTGCGGGGCGATGATCTGGCCGTCCGGCAGCAGCTCACCGGTGTCCTCGAAGAGCAGGACGCCGTTGCACAGCAGGCTCCAGCCCTGTTCCGGGTGGTTGGCCACCGGGCGCGCGGCCTCCCGGTCGGCGGACTCTGATGACGGGCAGGCAGGCTGGTGCTGGCACATGGATGCGTTCTTTCGCTGCGGTGTGGTCTGCGTGCTACGGCTCGATGTGTGTTTCATGGCCGTCCCCCTGGTTTCATCCCCGCACCAGCGGGGAGCGTGTCGTCAGTCTTCCCCCATGACGGCTGCTTCGCAGGGATTTCCCGGCAGCTGTCCTCATAGATTGAGGACGCATCACTCGTGCGGGCGGTTCAGCCAACTGCCTTGTCGATCGGGGTGGTTCCGCGCTGGCCCAAGCGGGCTAGGCCGCATGGGCCACTCGGGCCATGCCGGTCGGTCCGTGCAGGTCAGGCCGCCGGAGCGGCCACCGGCGGCGGTGTCGGAGGCGCCGTACGCCGCAGCCGGTGGGTCAGTACGGGCAGCAGTTCGGACACCGGGTGCGGCCGGTAGGGGGCGATCCCGGGCGGGGCCGGTGCCAGGGGCACCAGCAGGTCGGCAGCGGCCGGCAGCCCGGCGGAGGCGTCGGCGTTCACGGCACCGTGCAGCCACAGCGTCAGCATGTACAGCTCCGGTACGGACAGCAGCCTGGGCTGGTAGCCCTGGCCGAGCGACTCCGCCTGGCGCAGCGCGCGTTCGGTCGCCGCCACGTAGGGGCCCTCGAAGAAGTGCGAGAAGGCCCAGCCGTCCGGGGTGAGCCGGGTGTCGGCGGCCGCGACGAACCGGTCGCCGCTGCGGATCAGGAACCGCCAGCCCGTCAGCCGCGTGCGGGGCGGCCTGCCGCCGGGGACCAGCGCCGAGGAGTGCAGCCGGTCGAGGACGTGGACCGGCAGGGGGAGTTCGGCGGTGACCGGCCCTTGCAAGGCGCGCAGGGAAGGTGTGTGTGCCTCGTTGACGGCGGTGGGGGAACCGAGTGCCGCGAGGACGCTGCGCAGGGCGGGCGCGGGAGCCGGAGGGACATGCAGCGGCATGGTGGGTCGCCTCTCACTTGGGAGACCGGTGCTACGGGAGAAGGTGCGGACGGCGCTGTCGCATTCTGGGGTCAGAGGTGGGCTGTGGGGCAATGGCCGCGCGCCAACTCTCTGCCTCGTTTGCGGAGTTTATACGACATGTGTTCACGCAATGTTTCGGCTAGCTGTCCCGGCTATTGCCGACAAGGCGATTACCGGTCCCGCTGACCTGACATACATGCCGGTTGCACGCGGACATGCAGCGCTGACCTCGGAGGTTACCGGATGGGGGCTCGGCTGGAAAGCGCCGGTTATCCGAAGCGGGCAAAGTCAATGCGGAATTTGCTCAGGTGTACTTGCCGGGTGAATGTGCCGAAGCGCCGTTCGCGCCAAACCGGCGCGCGCTCGCGGCCACGCGCGCCCCCTCGGCGTTAGCGATCATGCCGCTGGGGCATCATCGACCGTAACGCCCGCCTGGATGCTGTGGGCCGGGCCACTTGAGGAGGGACACCTCGATGGGGGAGAAGGTCGTGGCAGGCGGATTCGACCTGTCCGATCGGCAGCGGTATCGGAGGAAGCTGCGGGAGTGCCTGGAGGGCCTGGAGCGACTTCTGGCAGAGCAGAGGTTCGATCGCCCGAAGAACATGATGGGGCTGGAGATCGAATTGAATCTCGCGGGTGCCGACGGGTTGCCGAAAATGGTGAATGCCCAGGTCCTGGAACGGATAGCGAGCCCCGATTTCCAGACCGAGCTCGGAATGTTCAACCTGGAGGTCAACGTCCTCCCGCACCGCCTGGAGGGCCGTGTTTTCGACCAGCTCGCCGAGGAACTGAGCGCCGGACTCCACTACGCCCACCGGCAGGCCGCGGAGATCGACGCGGGCGTGGTGATGATCGGGATCCTGCCCACCGTCTCCCGGGCCGATCTGGCCTTGGCGAACCTCTCGGCGGTGGACCGCTACTCGCTGCTGAACGAGCAGATCCTCATGATGCGCGGCGAGGACTTCACCCTCGACATCGAGGGCGTCGAGCGGGTCACCTGGACCACCGGCTCGATCGTGCCGGAAGCGGCCTGCACCTCCGTGCAGTTGCACTTGCAGGTGACCCCGGCCCGGTTCGCGGACGTGTGGAACGCGGCGCAGGCGGTGGCGGCCGTACAGATAGCGGTCGGCGCCAACTCCCCGTTCCTGTTCGGCCGGGAGCTGTGGCGCGAGTCCCGGCCGCCGCTGTTCACCCAGGCCACCGACACCCGGCCGCCCGAGCTCCAGGCGCAGGGCGTGCGGCCGCGCACCTGGTTCGGGGAGCGGTGGGTGGAGTCGGCGTACGAACTCTTCGCGGAGAACGTCCGCTACTTCCCCGCGCTGCTGCCGATCTGCGACGAGGAGGAGCCGCTGCGGGTGCTCGCCGAGGGCGGGGTGCCCAGCCTCCAGGAGCTGGTGCTGCACAACGGCACGGTCTACCGCTGGAACCGGCCCGTGTACGGGGTCGCCGACGGTGTGCCGCACCTGCGGGTGGAGAACCGGGTGCTGCCGGCCGGGCCGACGGTGGCCGACGTCGTGGCCAACGCGGCCTTCTACTACGGCCTCGTACGGACGCTCGCGGACGAACCGCGTCCGGTGTGGACCCGGCTCCCCTTCGCCGAGGCGGAGGCCAACTTCGACGCGGCCTGCCGGTACGGGATGGACGCCCGGCTGCACTGGCCACGCCGGGGCCGGGGCGCGGGCCTGGCGAGCGTACCGGCGGTGCGCCTGGTGCTGGACGAGCTGCTGCCGATGGCGGCCGCGGGCCTGGACGCGTGGGGGATCGCACCCGCCGACCGGGACCGCTGCCTGGGGATCATCGAGGAGCGCTGCCGGAGCCGGGTGAACGGGGCGACCTGGCAGGTGGACACCTACCACCAGGCGCTCGCGGGCGGCCTGGAGCGCGACGCCGCGCTGGCCGCGACGACCCGGCGGTACACCGAGCTGATGCACCGGGGCGACCCCGTGCACACCTGGCCCGTCGGGCTCCCGGAGCGGGAGGTGGACGCCTCGGCGGCGATCGGCCGCTGACCCGCCGGGTCCGGTGCGTGCCCGGCCACCCCCAGGAGGCAGTATGGGGGTGGCGGACAACGGGACGGCGGAACGGGAGTCGCACGTGCGGGTGGAGCCGGAGCCGGTGGCCGTGGACCGGCGGGAGGACGGCCGCGGGTACCTGCGGACCGAGACGCTGCTCGTGCTCGCGCTCTCCCTGGGCGCGAGCGCGGTCTCGGCGCTGATCAGTTTCATCGGCTCGCTGACCAAGCCGGGGGGCCTCAAGGACCAGGCCGCCACGCTCAACGGCTCGTACGCGCCCGGTCGCCCCTGGTTGGACCTCGCGTGGCAGCTGTTCGGGATCGCGACCGCGCTGGTGCCCGTCCTGCTCGTCGCCCACCTGCTGACCCGGGAGGGCGCGCCGGGTCTGCGGGTGCTCGGCTTCGACCGCACCAGCCCCGGCCGGGACCTGGGGCGGGGGGTGCTCGTCGCGGCGGGGATCGGCAGCGCGGGGCTGGCGTTCTACCTGGCGTCGCGGGCCGCCGGCTTCAACCTGACGGTGGTGCCGGAGGCGCTGCCCGACGTGTGGTGGAAGTTCCCGGTGCTGATCCTGTCCGCCCTGCAGAACGCGGTGGTGGAGGAGGTCATCGTGCTGGCCTACCTGCTGCGGCGGCTGGACGGGCTCGGCTGGTCCCCGACGGCGGCGCTGCTGGCCAGCTCGGTGCTGCGCGGCTCCTACCACCTGTACCAGGGCGTCGGCGGCTTCGTCGGCAACATGGTGATGGGCGTCGTCTTCGTCCTGGCCTACCGGCGCTGGGGCCGGGTGACTCCGCTGGTCGTCGCCCACGCGCTGCTCGACATCGTCGCCTTCGGCGGGTACGCCCTGCTGGCGGGCCACGTCTCCTGGCTGCCGACCCCCTGAGGGGTCAGGGGCCGGTGCGCAGCTCGCCGTCCAGCACCGTGACCGCGTCGCCGGTCAGGAGCGTACGGTCGCCGGCGAGCCGGACGGTGACCAGGCCGGTGCGCCTCCCGCCCTGCAGCCCCACCAGTTCCGGGCGGCCCAGCCGGGCGGCCCAGAAGGGGGCGAGCGCGGTGTGGGCGCTGCCGGTGACGGGATCCTCGTCGATGCCGACGGCGGGGAAGAAGCCCCGGGAGACGAAGTCGTACCCGCGGGCGGGGTCCTCGGCGGCCGCGGTGACGATCACCCCGCGGCGGGCGTAGGCACGCAGGGCGGCGTGGTCGGGCGTGAGGTCCCGTACCGCCCGCTCGTCGGCCAGTTCCACCACCAGGTCGCCGATGTGGGCGGAGGTGTCGTGGACGGACAGGGCCGCGGCACCCAGGGCGCGCTCCACCTCGGCGGGCGTCTCGACGGGGGTGAGCGAGGACGTCGGGAAGTCCATCGTGATCCGGCCGTCGTCGCCGGCCAGTGCCGTCAGTACGCCGCTGCGGGTGCCGAAGCGGATCAGGCCGTTCGCGAGGCCGCTCGCCGTGAGGACGTGGGCCGTGGCGAGGGTGGCGTGGCCGCACATGTCGACCTCGGTGGCCGGCGTGAACCAGCGCAGCGCCCAGTCGGCCTCCCCGCCGGGCGGCAGGGGACGGGCGAAGGCGGTCTCGGAGAGGTTGACCTCCGCCGCTACCTGCTGGAGCCACCGGTCCGCGGGGAACTCCCCGTCGAGGACCAGCACCCCGGCGGGATTCCCGCCGAAGGGACGGTCGGTGAAGGCGTCGACGATTCGGATGCGCATGCCCCGACCCTATGGGCTGTCCCCTGCTCCCCGACGGGCGCGCGGCGAACCCGGACCGGACGCGGTTGCGCAGCTCATGCCTCGGCGGGGCGCCCGCGGGAGGCGGCGCAGCCCTCCTGGCACGCGTGGTCCGTCATGGCGCGTTCGTGAAGGAGCGGCGGTAGGAGCGGGGCGGCACTCCCCGGCGGCGTACGAACTGTTCGCGCAAGACGGCCGCGCTCCCGTATCCGACGCGGTGGGCGACCTCTTCGACCGGCAGGTCCGTGGTCTCCAGGAGCTCCTCGGCGGTGCTCAGACGCAGGCCGCGCAGCCAGGCGTGGGGGGTCGTGCCGGTGGCGGCGGTGAAGCGGCGGGCGAAGGTGCGTTTGCTCATCACGGCCCGCCGGGCCAGTTCTGCGACGGGAAGCGGCTGGTGGAGATTCCCGCGGGCCCACACGAGTACCTCGGCGAGACGCTCGTCGCCGCAGTCTTCGGGGACGGGGGCGGCCAGGTACTGGGCCTGCCCGCCCTCGCGGTGGGAG
This Streptomyces sp. NBC_00539 DNA region includes the following protein-coding sequences:
- a CDS encoding MerR family transcriptional regulator — protein: MSITGDGMTGGIPARSDGGPYPLHGGAAGSARRQPEPAPAAQGGGAPAPEQVGYRGPTACAAAGITYRQLDYWARTGLVEPSVRPAHGSGTQRLYSFRDVVVLKIVKRFLDTGVALQNIRTAVQHLRDRGFSDLERMTLMSDGATVYECTSPDQVVSLLQGGQGVFGIAVGVVWRDVENALSQLHGERIDTGETLVGHNPRDELAARRNRAV
- a CDS encoding DNA polymerase IV; this translates as MRAAPTILHLDMDAFYAAVEQASKPSLRGKPVIVGGLGPRGVVATASYEARRFGVHSAMPTAQARRLCPNGAYLIPRFTLYREVSETVMALLRALSPLVEPLSLDEAFVDLEAGGVAFDSATARATGERLRADIMAATGLSGSVGLAGSKMLAKVASEEAKPAGLLLIEPGTERELLAPMSVRTLPGVGPATGEHLRRAGITTVGDLAEAGEDELVRMVGRAHGAGLYRMALGLDDRPVVAERDAKSVSVEDTFDVDLHDRVRIRYEVQRLADRCVGRLRGSGHSGRTIVLKVRRYDFSTLTRSETLRGPTDDPAVVREAAQRLLESVDTTGGVRLLGVGVTGLADYTQEDLFAQADALAEALAAPGGAEGGPAGEPEADGPDGAQEPDGAAVAGVAAAPVTGGVEEPEPAAERRWPAGSDVMHAVYGPGWVQGSGIGRVTVRFERPGSAPGRVRTFRLDDPELEPSDPLPLVGELGEEEGPDSR
- a CDS encoding PRC-barrel domain-containing protein; translation: MQTDIDPRSLIGRKAFDRNGAKIGTVDEVYLDDATGVPEWAAVRTGLFSRDAFVPLEPSEVVDDTLRVPFERSLIKDAPDFGVGRHLSPEQELQLYHHYGLDVTLPTDFHHPPPPAQPRDFGSLAGEG
- the gcvP gene encoding aminomethyl-transferring glycine dehydrogenase; its protein translation is MTANRIPLSQLERGIPFEQRHIGPDAEAQAKMLAQVGYGSLDELTAAAVPDVIKTAAALNLPEARTEAEVLAELRSLADRNQVLSSMIGLGYYGTFTPPVILRNVMENPAWYTAYTPYQPEISQGRLEALLNFQTVVADLTGLPTSGASLLDEGTAAAEAMSLARRVGKVKGGVFLIDADALPQTIAVIETRAEPIGVEVVVADLSEGIPAEIAERGVFGVLLQYPGASGAVREIKPVIDQAHELGAIVTVSADLLALTLLVSPGELGADIAVGTTQRFGVPMGFGGPHAGYMAVQAKHARSLPGRLVGVSVDADGNKAYRLALQTREQHIRREKATSNICTAQVLLAVMAGMYAVYHGPDGLRTIARRTHRYAALLAAGLTAGGVEVVHGAYFDTVTARVPGRAAEVVAAAREAGVNLYRADADLVSIACDETTLRADIEAVWGAFGVTADIEALDATAEDTLPEGLLRSDQYLTHPVFHQHRSETAMLRYLRKLADKDYALDRGMIPLGSCTMKLNATTEMEPVTWPEFGQLHPFAPVEQAEGYLTLITELEERLCEVTGYDKVSIQPNAGSQGELAGLLAVRAYHRANGDEQRTICLIPSSAHGTNAASAVMAGMKVVVVKTADDGEVDADDLRAKIEQYRDELAVLMITYPSTHGVFEEHVADICAQVHEAGGQVYVDGANLNALVGLAKPGHFGGDVSHLNLHKTFCIPHGGGGPGVGPVGVRAHLAPYLPNHPLQPTAGPETGVGPISAAPWGSAGILPISWSYVRLMGGEGLKRATQVAVLGANYIAKRLEPHYPVLYTGPGNLVAHECIIDLRPLSKTTGVSVDDIAKRLIDYGFHAPTMSFPVAGTLMIEPTESEDLAEIDRFCDAMIAIRGEIERVAGGEWPVDDNPLANSPHTAAALGGEWNHPYSRDEAVFPGGVTAAEKYWPPVRRIDGAFGDRNLVCSCPPLDEYDA
- a CDS encoding DUF5999 family protein gives rise to the protein MCQHQPACPSSESADREAARPVANHPEQGWSLLCNGVLLFEDTGELLPDGQIIAPHRPLAVA
- a CDS encoding glutamate-cysteine ligase family protein, which produces MGEKVVAGGFDLSDRQRYRRKLRECLEGLERLLAEQRFDRPKNMMGLEIELNLAGADGLPKMVNAQVLERIASPDFQTELGMFNLEVNVLPHRLEGRVFDQLAEELSAGLHYAHRQAAEIDAGVVMIGILPTVSRADLALANLSAVDRYSLLNEQILMMRGEDFTLDIEGVERVTWTTGSIVPEAACTSVQLHLQVTPARFADVWNAAQAVAAVQIAVGANSPFLFGRELWRESRPPLFTQATDTRPPELQAQGVRPRTWFGERWVESAYELFAENVRYFPALLPICDEEEPLRVLAEGGVPSLQELVLHNGTVYRWNRPVYGVADGVPHLRVENRVLPAGPTVADVVANAAFYYGLVRTLADEPRPVWTRLPFAEAEANFDAACRYGMDARLHWPRRGRGAGLASVPAVRLVLDELLPMAAAGLDAWGIAPADRDRCLGIIEERCRSRVNGATWQVDTYHQALAGGLERDAALAATTRRYTELMHRGDPVHTWPVGLPEREVDASAAIGR
- a CDS encoding CPBP family intramembrane glutamic endopeptidase, with the protein product MGVADNGTAERESHVRVEPEPVAVDRREDGRGYLRTETLLVLALSLGASAVSALISFIGSLTKPGGLKDQAATLNGSYAPGRPWLDLAWQLFGIATALVPVLLVAHLLTREGAPGLRVLGFDRTSPGRDLGRGVLVAAGIGSAGLAFYLASRAAGFNLTVVPEALPDVWWKFPVLILSALQNAVVEEVIVLAYLLRRLDGLGWSPTAALLASSVLRGSYHLYQGVGGFVGNMVMGVVFVLAYRRWGRVTPLVVAHALLDIVAFGGYALLAGHVSWLPTP
- a CDS encoding PhzF family phenazine biosynthesis protein, with protein sequence MRIRIVDAFTDRPFGGNPAGVLVLDGEFPADRWLQQVAAEVNLSETAFARPLPPGGEADWALRWFTPATEVDMCGHATLATAHVLTASGLANGLIRFGTRSGVLTALAGDDGRITMDFPTSSLTPVETPAEVERALGAAALSVHDTSAHIGDLVVELADERAVRDLTPDHAALRAYARRGVIVTAAAEDPARGYDFVSRGFFPAVGIDEDPVTGSAHTALAPFWAARLGRPELVGLQGGRRTGLVTVRLAGDRTLLTGDAVTVLDGELRTGP